The following proteins are co-located in the Leptodactylus fuscus isolate aLepFus1 chromosome 8, aLepFus1.hap2, whole genome shotgun sequence genome:
- the SPEG gene encoding striated muscle preferentially expressed protein kinase isoform X4, translating into MPKSPGRGTILRGLDGVCEMSMPDDDQHSLTIFSPKKSDLGQLVFEAGNRYGTDKCTISIEMAESPRFESIMEDIEIRTGETARFVVVVEGKPVPDIMWYKDGELLVESGHFNFVYDDAECSLVILNAAPEDSGVYTCTARNLAGEVSCKAELQVSKEEPRTGTALDDPDGLKSRRLSDYYTIHKEIGRGAFSYVRHVVEKTSGQDFAAKFISSRGASRESARREMSVLSRLSHERIIYFHEAFEKRSALIIIMELCSKEELLDRVVRKPTVSESEIRTFVRQILEGLYYLHHKNILHLDIKPENILMADMISDQIRICDFGNAQELTVGDPQYCKYGTPEFVAPEIVNQMPISPVTDIWPVGVLAYLCLTGVSPFVGENDYTTLMNIRGYTVAFEEKMFADLTREARGFLIKVLGNEKLRPNAEESLEHPWFKTLSKGKSISTDHIKLFQSRRKWQRSLISFKSNMVMRSIPELLQDTSNHLSIAIPRHPKESTSLSSSSDSDDLEELPYVPMPLQVQFSGSRMSLNEIPTDEELSQYPEEASISENLEKQVDEVDSEIKESEVQSTESLNKRSKGSLTRKKSNEVEDGSSSDDEISESRKKKEQPRKTLKKGSSLESSEVPDEEMVTARRGELRRGSSADSALLLNVSTEDGEGRDTFNMGMTKAASMELPTRNRSPMRRRKLGSADEEYAQRLELMRQRLLWGTSADNKLSGLRGPLMETLTVDKKRVEQMSPRSPRSENTQPSPIPAIKLTRAASSEAAPGRESSEERVLRKTSSFSHGDTEPLVLHRRSGAPLEIPLAQLEAQRLKESPSLSALTDPSRFDSRPQTPREIALKSSTPDPTTEDMSSETQNDEQDKSQTLKPTSDKQSKQENLEIILPKVTDIVEELITTKEVPSIQSGRAGSNKNEGPVQRVSPQPLPIEESKSKPVEDSPPKDSALSDAKPSQSQSKNENLTKVQSPLPIQPTAKPLLSRSSVVSSPSPTIVPSPIPIVGARQSSPSSSSSAPSTLPRPSSVPSPLPSSGITQSSSPSKAGSSSTLPRSQGAPASLPSSGVVQSSSPSPAVSSSTLPRPGSVPSPLPTVMKKSASVPSSLSVPRKEPSQMAIKSPDAQLPAATEPVPKPQTANAVTPKPSPYAAMMQTLQVGTAQEGSEVENTQVAKSPAPSIQPSEKKPTPSITANRDTKTSADEEAVQPPAFSKVKEPSKSESTENVQYISNIDSEEVFEAKFKRNRESSLTRGLKMITRSWSEEKNLAAAHASREEEMYRPSPVGVPLEFLVPAALGLDDRSRSMQDLSHTERDPSFMRRLSQRFRKTPPTERKQKPSEDVEATSSVGRRLSWSLGRGSSKERKDSESLKSEKGSIETISESVAKEQKKSSDSPVLAMRRKIGSTMDRLSSKLRSQSEERRESEPADRREDRPERRTPLMSLLRRSNSEGENLRKLEIPQNQLASQSGTSRSKESINSGLSIKSEMVEKDDRRSRWDRWGLSRSKKDKMTSQPSIPASLMGEDGSIVGRQYIRNESDFPPVFHIKLKDIVILEGDNVSLSCLPAGSPAPRILWKKDKMVIESGGQVNIRSNTDGRQILTITRAGQREAGLYECVAANALGNATSSCSLAVARIPQAPGTPEIPQKYKDTVLVLWKSFELSCPCTYILECDLNGQGNWKVISSDIKDCYYNVIELPPGSVRFRVACVNKAGQGPYSEISKTVIIDGADQKPSPALAHPAQKARPLVPTVSTFGPVSPRVTSAPTVSPPVVTTAKLPPPVGSSLAVTSPPTNTPAPTAPVQPVSKGAPPPTPPRRHRGLPTPPTIHRAIPQPTAKVEAQNQSLPNNKLQTPEPSPGAVVTSHVSTVTVSVSPGQVVSHLRVPPAPPVQQVKPSPEPAAKTVPVKPVHEVKSPTESQTPSVTYVAPIKPFPIPQSAKSPVPQEQPSSPISAEPKAPPPVAPKPMAATPSVPIMLHIPPFKSSALPSPTSPTSGTKPSFPSSPTSPVYKPSTPTSPTYMVTSFISMPPSSPTKETPPAQVAAPAAQTVPTRVLVKSVTPGKDGRYTPGGRATPSGRESALRQGVPQKPYTFLEEKARGRFGVIRECKENATGKHFMAKIISYELENKQSVLQEYEVLKCLHHQRILSLHEAYITPRYLVLISEQCAGREILYCLVERFRYSEDDVVNYILQILQGLDYLHEQKILHLDIKPENIMVSYMNTVKIIDFGSAQTFNPLILRQIGKRVGTLEYMSPEMIKGDPVGAAADVWGLGVLTYIMLSGRSPFFEMDAVETENKILSGRFDIFKLYSNVSQTASLFIRKLLSIYPWSRPSIQECFSNPWLQDAYLMKLRRQTLTFTTNRLKEFLVEQQRRRSDAATKHKVLLRSYHGTQPSAPVTQ; encoded by the exons ATGCCAAAGTCACCTGGAAGAG GCACAATTCTGCGCGGTTTGGATGGCGTGTGTGAGATGAGTATGCCGGACGACGACCAACACTCACTCACCATCTTCAGTCCCAAGAAGTCGGACCTTGGACAGCTGGTGTTTGAAGCCGGGAACCGATACGGAACCGACAAATGCACCATCAGCATAGAGATGGCAG AGTCTCCTCGCTTTGAGTCTATCATGGAAGACATCGAGATCAGGACTGGAGAAACAGCTCGCTTTGTAGTGGTCGTGGAAGGAAAACCAGTACCGGATATAATGTGGTACAAG GATGGAGAGCTCTTGGTGGAAAGCGGACACTTTAATTTTGTGTATGATGATGCGGAGTGCTCCCTGGTTATCCTGAATGCTGCACCGGAGGACTCGGGGGTGTACACCTGCACAGCCCGAAACCTGGCAGGAGAGGTGTCCTGTAAAGCTGAACTGCAAGTGTCCAAAG AGGAGCCAAGAACTGGTACAGCGCTGGACGATCCCGATGGGCTGAAATCTCGCCGACTTTCTGATTATTACACCATTCACAAGGAGATTGGAAG AGGTGCGTTCTCCTATGTACGACATGTGGTGGAGAAAACCAGCGGGCAGGATTTTGCTGCAAAGTTCATTTCATCTCGAGGGGCGTCCAGGGAGAGCGCACGGAGAGAGATGAGCGTCCTGTCCCGGCTCAGTCATGAGAGGATCATTTACTTCCATGAGGCTTTTGAGAAGAGGAGCGCGCTGATAATCATCATGGAGCT CTGTTCCAAAGAAGAACTTCTAGACAGAGTGGTCCGAAAGCCTACAGTCTCTGAATCAGAG ATTCGAACCTTTGTCCGTCAGATCCTGGAAGGTTTATATTATTTGCACCATAAGAACATTCTGCATCTGGATATTAAG CCAGAGAACATTTTAATGGCCGACATGATCAGCGATCAGATTCGGATATGTGACTTTGGGAATGCTCAGGAATTGACTGTTGGAGACCCACAGTACTGTAAATATGGCACCCCTGAATTTGTGGCCCCAGAAATTGTGAACCAGATGCCAATATCTCCAGTCACTGATATATg GCCAGTCGGAGTCCTGGCATATTTATG CCTGACCGGAGTGTCTCCATTTGTGGGAGAGAATGACTACACCACACTGATGAACATCCGAGGATACACGGTGGCGTTTGAGGAGAAGATGTTCGCTGATCTGACTCGCGAGGCGCGAGGATTCTTAATTAAGGTCCTCGGCAATGAGAAGCT GAGGCCCAATGCTGAGGAGAGTCTGGAACACCCCTGGTTCAAG aCTCTATCGAAAGGAAAGAGTATCAGCACAGATCATATTAAACTGTTTCAGTCTCGACGCAAGTGGCAG CGATCCTTAATCAGCTTCAAGTCCAACATGGTGATGAGATCTATTCCAGAGCTCCTACAAGACACAAGCAACCACTTGTCTATTGCCATCCCCAGACATCCCAAGGAGTCCACAAGTCTGTCATCTTCTTCAGACTCAGACGATCTTGAAGAGCTTCCCTATGTTCCTATGCCACTTCAAGTACAATTCTCTGGTTCTCGAATGTCCCTTAATGAAATCCCAACAGACGAGGAGCTTTCTCAATACCCCGAAGAGGCTAGCATTTCAGAGAACCTGGAGAAGCAGGTGGATGAAGTCGACAGTGAGATCAAAGAATCAGAAGTTCAATCGACAGAGTCACTGAACAAACGTTCTAAGGGATCACTAACCAGAAAGAAATCGAACGAAGTTGAAGACGGCTCATCTTCAGACGACGAGATCTCAGAATCCCGCAAAAAGAAGGAGCAACCAAGAAAAACCCTTAAAAAAGGGTCAAGTCTTGAGTCATCAGAAGTTCCCGATGAAGAAATGGTGACAGCACGAAGAGGTGAACTGAGAAGAGGAAGCTCTGCAGACAGCGCTCTCTTACTCAACGTATCTACTGAAGATGGAGAAGGAAGAGATACATTTAACATGGGTATGACCAAAGCTGCCTCCATGGAGCTACCAACGCGAAACCGCAGCCCTATGAGGCGACGAAAGCTGGGGTCAGCTGATGAAGAGTATGCCCAACGTCTGGAGTTAATGCGGCAGAGGTTATTGTGGGGCACCTCTGCAGATAACAAGCTCAGCGGTCTTCGGGGGCCACTGATGGAAACTCTTACCGTTGATAAAAAACGAGTGGAACAGATGTCCCCGCGCTCCCCACGTTCTGAGAACACACAGCCATCTCCCATCCCTGCGATAAAGTTAACACGTGCGGCTTCTAGTGAGGCTGCTCCTGGCCGAGAATCATCAGAAGAAAGGGTCTTACGCAAAACGAGCTCTTTTTCACATGGGGACACAGAACCTCTTGTTCTACACCGTAGGTCCGGAGCACCCCTGGAAATTCCTCTGGCTCAACTAGAAGCGCAAAGGCTGAAGGAGTCTCCATCTCTGTCTGCTTTGACCGATCCGTCACGATTTGATTCTCGACCTCAAACTCCTCGTGAGATTGCGCTCAAGTCTTCGACTCCTGATCCAACGACAGAAGATATGAGCTCGGAAACTCAAAATGACGAGCAGGACAAGTCACAAACGTTGAAGCCCACATCTGATAAACAGTCTAAGCAGGAGAATTTGGAAATTATACTTCCAAAAGTGACTGATATAGTTGAGGAATTAATAACCACAAAAGAAGTACCAAGTATCCAGTCAGGGCGGGCAGGAAGTAACAAAAATGAAGGTCCCGTACAACGGGTTTCACCACAACCTTTACCAATCGAAGAATCCAAATCAAAACCAGTGGAGGACTCTCCACCAAAAGATTCAGCCTTGTCTGATGCAAAGCCTTCACAGAGTCAAAGCAAGAATGAAAACTTAACTAAGGTCCAGTCACCACTGCCAATCCAACCTACTGCAAAACCTCTTTTGTCAAGATCCTCGGTTGTCTCATCACCTTCACCAACTATTGTTCCATCGCCTATACCAATTGTAGGTGCTCGGCAGTCTTCTCCATCAAGTTCGTCTTCTGCTCCGTCAACATTGCCAAGACCATCAAGCGTTCCATCTCCTTTGCCAAGTTCGGGGATTACACAATCTTCTTCACCAAGTAAAGCAGGTTCCTCATCTACCTTGCCAAGGTCCCAAGGTGCTCCAGCTTCCTTGCCAAGTTCAGGTGTTGTCCAGTCTTCATCACCAAGCCCAGCAGTATCTTCCTCAACTTTGCCAAGGCCTGGAAGTGTTCCATCTCCTTTGCCGACTGTTATGAAAAAATCTGCCTCTGTGCCTTCATCTTTGTCCGTGCCAAGGAAAGAGCCCTCACAAATGGCAATAAAGTCACCAGATGCTCAACTTCCAGCAGCAACTGAACCAGTTCCCAAACCCCAAACTGCAAATGCGGTGACCCCTAAACCATCACCTTATGCGGCAATGATGCAAACTCTCCAAGTGGGAACTGCACAGGAAGGGTCCGAAGTAGAAAACACGCAGGTTGCAAAATCTCCTGCCCCATCCATCCAACCTTCAGAGAAAAAACCCACCCCATCTATAACCGCCAACAGGGATACAAAAACATCTGCAGATGAAGAAGCGGTGCAACCCCCAGCGTTTTCTAAGGTTAAGGAGCCATCTAAATCTGAAAGTACAGAGAATGTCCAATATATCAGCAACATAGATTCTGAAGAAGTGTTTGAAGCAAAGTTTAAGAGAAATCGCGAGTCTTCTCTGACACGAGGTCTGAAGATGATAACCAGGTCATGGTCAGAAGAGAAGAATTTAGCAGCTGCACATGCATCCCGAGAAGAGGAAATGTACCGGCCGAGTCCTGTAGGGGTCCCGCTTGAGTTCCTCGTCCCTGCAGCTCTAGGACTGGATGATCGATCAAGATCTATGCAGGACTTGTCACATACAGAAAGAGATCCAAGCTTTATGAGAAGACTATCCCAACGCTTTAGGAAAACTCCACCAACTGAGCGCAAGCAGAAGCCATCAGAAGACGTTGAGGCAACTAGCTCGGTGGGAAGACGTCTTTCTTGGTCTTTAGGAAGGGGAAGTTCCAAAGAAAGAAAAGACTCTGAAAGCCTAAAATCTGAGAAAGGATCCATTGAAACCATCTCAGAGAGTGTGGCTAAGGAGCAGAAGAAGTCCAGTGACTCTCCAGTGTTAGCAATGAGGAGGAAGATTGGAAGCACCATGGACCGACTCTCCTCCAAACTGAGAAGCCAGTCCGAGGAAAGGAGAGAAAGTGAGCCTGCTGACAGAAGAGAGGACAGGCCGGAGCGAAGAACCCCACTCATGTCCCTCCTCAGGAGATCCAACTCAGAAGGGGAGAACTTACGAAAGCTAGAAATACCTCAGAACCAGCTCGCTTCTCAGTCTGGAACGTCACGTTCTAAAGAGTCCATCAACTCGGGGCTAAGCATCAAGTCAGAAATGGTGGAGAAAG ATGACCGGAGATCCCGGTGGGACCGTTGGGGGCTGTCACGTAGCAAGAAGGACAAGATGACTTCTCAGCCAAGTATTCCAGCCAGTCTGATGGGTGAAGACGGGAGCATAGTAGGAAGGCAGTACATCCGCAACGAATCAG ATTTCCCACCAGTCTTCCACATAAAGCTGAAGGACATTGTGATACTAGAGGGCGATAATGTGTCGCTGTCCTGTCTTCCCGCTGGTAGCCCCGCTCCTCGAATTCTATGGAAGAAAG ATAAAATGGTCATAGAATCTGGAGGACAGGTCAATATAAGATCCAATACAGATGGACGCCAGATCCTCACCATCACCAGAGCTGGCCAGAGAGAAGCCGGGCTCTATGAGTGCGTGGCAGCCAATGCCCTGGGCAATGCCACCAGCTCCTGCTCGCTAGCAGTGGCAC GCATTCCACAGGCTCCTGGCACCCCGGAGATCCCACAGAAATATAAGGACACGGTACTGGTTCTGTGGAAATCCTTTGAGCTGAGCTGTCCCTGCACCTACATCCTGGAATGTGACTTGAATG GACAAGGGAACTGGAAAGTGATCAGCTCTGACATCAAAGACTGCTACTACAACGTCATTGAGCTGCCGCCCGGCTCCGTCAGGTTCCGTGTGGCTTGCGTGAACAAAGCAGGACAAGGGCCTTATAGCGAAATATCCAAGACTGTTATCATAGATGGAGCCG ACCAAAAACCATCACCTGCCTTGGCTCATCCTGCCCAGAAGGCCCGACCTCTAGTGCCAACAGTATCTACTTTTGGACCGGTTTCTCCTCGGGTCACTTCTGCACCAACAGTGTCTCCTCCAGTTGTCACTACTGCCAAGTTGCCTCCACCCGTTGGGTCTTCTCTCGCTGTTACCTCACCTCCTACAAATACCCCCGCTCCTACCGCTCCAGTACAACCAGTTTCCAAAGGAGCACCCCCTCCAACTCCTCCAAGACGACACAGAGGGCTTCCAACTCCCCCCACAATACATAGGGCTATACCTCAACCCACTGCTAAAGTAGAGGCCCAAAACCAAAGTCTTCCCAATAACAAACTACAGACTCCTGAGCCTTCACCAGGGGCAGTGGTGACTTCCCACGTTTCTACAGTCACAGTATCCGTGAGCCCAGGACAAGTTGTGTCCCATTTAAGAGTTCCACCAGCACCTCCGGTCCAGCAGGTGAAACCTTCCCCTGAACCTGCTGCCAAAACAGTCCCAGTTAAACCTGTGCATGAGGTGAAGTCCCCAACAGAGTCGCAGACGCCTTCAGTAACTTATGTGGCCCCAATTAAACCGTTCCCCATCCCGCAAAGTGCAAAGTCTCCAGTGCCTCAAGAACAACCATCCAGTCCAATATCGGCAGAGCCAAAAGCTCCACCACCAGTGGCTCCAAAACCAATGGCTGCTACTCCTTCAGTTCCAATCATGCTGCACATTCCCCCCTTTAAATCTTCGGCTCTTCCCTCACCAACAAGCCCAACCTCTGGCACCAAACCTTCATTCCCATCTTCTCCCACCAGTCCGGTGTATAAGCCATCCACCCCAACCTCTCCAACATACATGGTCACCTCCTTCATATCAATGCCACCATCATCCCCAACCAAAGAGACGCCCCCTGCCCAAGTTGCTGCTCCAGCTGCCCAGACTGTCCCTACTCGTGTCTTAGTGAAAAGTGTCACCCCTGGTAAGGACGGTAGATACACACCAGGTGGGAGGGCCACGCCATCTGGAAGAGAAAGCGCCCTCCGACAAGGAGTACCACAGAAACCTTATACATTCTTGGAGGAGAAGGCAAG GGGGCGCTTTGGGGTGATCCGGGAATGTAAGGAGAATGCTACAGGAAAACACTTCATGGCGAAGATTATCTCCTACGAGTTGGAGAATAAGCAAAGTGTCCTGCAAGAATATGAGGTTCTGAAGTGCCTCCACCATCAGAGGATCCTGAGCCTGCATGAGGCCTATATCACACCTCGCTACCTGGTCCTGATCTCCGAGCAGTGCGCGGGACGAGAAATCCTCTACTGCCTGGTAGAAAG ATTCCGTTACTCAGAGGATGACGTGGTCAACTACATTCTACAGATCCTTCAAGGTCTGGACTATCTCCATGAACAGAAGATCCTTCATCTTGACATTAAACCAGAGAACATTATGGTGTCCTATATGAACACTGTCAAGATTATTGACTTTGGCAGCGCTCAGACATTCAACCCCCTGATCCTTCGTCAGATAGGAAAGCGTGTGGGGACCCTGGAATACATGT CTCCTGAGATGATAAAAGGAGACCCAGTTGGTGCAGCTGCTGATGTCTGGGGACTTGGAGTATTGACCTATATCAT GCTTAGTGGGCGATCTCCCTTCTTTGAAATGGATGCAGTGGAAACAGAAAATAAGATCCTATCGGGGCGGTTTGACATCTTTAAGCTGTACTCCAATGTGTCTCAAACCGCGTCTCTCTTCATAAGAAAGCTGCTCTCTATATATCCCTG GAGTCGTCCCTCGATACAGGAATGTTTCTCCAACCCCTGGCTCCAGGATGCTTATCTTATGAAGCTCCGGCGTCAGACTCTCACTTTTACTACCAACCGCCTCAAGGAGTTCCTGGTGGAGCAGCAGAGAAGACGCTCGGACGCTGCCACCAAGCACAAAGTCCTTCTCCGCTCCTACCATGGTACACAGCCCTCAGCTCCTGTCACTCAATGA